In the Mycolicibacter sp. MU0102 genome, one interval contains:
- the pstS gene encoding phosphate ABC transporter substrate-binding protein PstS, with protein sequence MKFGRSTVLPALLAVGALTVSACGGGSAQLVSAQDPAAGVDCGGKQELHAGGSTAQANAIEQFAYAYSRACPGQALVYNANGSAAGVDDFIANEIDLAGSEVAMDPGKSQPERAAERCGSPAWDLPLVFGPIAVTYHLNGVASLSLDGPTLAKIFSGSIGSWDNPAIKALNAGVALPALPIHVVYRSDRSPSTASFQRYLDVASDGAWYPGGGDMFNGGVGEGATGNNGAAAVLQTTDGSISYNEWSFAVGKQLPMAQIVTAAGAAPVAISAESVGKTIAGAKFVSDANPDNDLVLDTASLYRTAEHGAYPIVAATYQMVCSKYPDAATGTAVKAFLQAAIGPGQDRLDQYGFIPLPASFKTRLQTAVNAIS encoded by the coding sequence GTGAAATTCGGCCGATCGACCGTGCTGCCGGCCCTGCTGGCTGTTGGCGCACTGACGGTTTCGGCCTGCGGCGGCGGCTCCGCTCAGTTGGTGTCCGCCCAGGACCCGGCGGCAGGCGTGGACTGCGGGGGCAAGCAGGAACTGCATGCCGGCGGCTCGACCGCCCAGGCCAACGCGATCGAGCAGTTCGCCTACGCCTATTCCCGGGCCTGTCCCGGGCAGGCGCTGGTCTACAACGCCAACGGCTCCGCCGCCGGTGTCGATGACTTCATCGCCAACGAGATCGACCTGGCCGGCTCCGAGGTGGCCATGGACCCCGGCAAGTCGCAGCCGGAACGGGCCGCGGAGCGATGCGGCTCACCGGCCTGGGACCTGCCACTGGTGTTCGGTCCGATAGCCGTCACCTACCACCTCAACGGGGTGGCCAGCCTCAGCCTGGACGGGCCCACCCTGGCGAAGATCTTCAGCGGCAGCATCGGCAGCTGGGACAACCCCGCGATCAAGGCGCTCAACGCCGGTGTCGCGCTGCCCGCACTGCCCATCCATGTGGTGTACCGCAGCGACCGGTCACCGAGCACTGCCAGTTTCCAGAGGTACCTCGACGTGGCCTCCGACGGAGCGTGGTACCCCGGCGGCGGCGACATGTTCAACGGCGGCGTCGGCGAAGGTGCCACCGGCAACAACGGTGCCGCGGCGGTGCTGCAGACCACCGACGGCTCCATCAGCTACAACGAATGGTCGTTCGCGGTCGGCAAACAGCTGCCCATGGCTCAGATCGTCACCGCGGCCGGCGCGGCACCGGTGGCGATCTCCGCCGAATCGGTCGGCAAGACGATCGCTGGGGCGAAATTCGTGTCCGACGCCAACCCCGACAACGACCTGGTGCTGGACACGGCGTCCCTCTACCGGACCGCCGAGCACGGCGCCTACCCGATCGTGGCGGCGACGTACCAGATGGTCTGCTCGAAATACCCCGACGCGGCCACCGGCACGGCCGTCAAGGCGTTCCTGCAGGCTGCGATCGGTCCAGGCCAGGACCGGCTGGACCAGTACGGCTTCATTCCTCTGCCGGCGTCCTTCAAAACCAGGCTCCAGACGGCGGTCAACGCGATCTCGTGA
- a CDS encoding acyltransferase family protein: MTILLGFPNPNELAAATPAGRDRALDVMRITALLGVVVGHTVMATSTIRDGVLIWDNLLTATPALAWLTWAFQVMPLFFFAGAAACLTTWRPGGEWGPWLMKRCIRLFRPVFYYLGFWAAALAVLRPLLPQHVYEPVAGVSIQLLWFLGAYVLVLAAMPLLYRITTAGTLFVGVTAVYAAIGVIDALRLQHPALAPLGYLNLAVWLIPAMFGVAYRRALLPRCAALAIAVFMVAIDVALVRFGPYQLSMVGTGDHQLSNTSPPSLLLAGHAIAMSALAICAAPAITRWAQRPRVWWLTAVGNSGAMTLYLWHIPVLLGVHLVFDQLGWARYPGQPHFVAISVAQLIIVAAAVALSFVVLRPLENNPLPGWDAPISAAPGRGTTAGLLLMMAGTATLVAIKWGLKDDGLICVAVMLVALISARLLVAGAGAPSSHTTSRS, translated from the coding sequence ATGACCATCCTGCTGGGCTTCCCCAACCCCAACGAGCTGGCCGCGGCCACACCGGCCGGACGCGATCGCGCCCTGGACGTCATGCGCATCACCGCGCTGCTCGGCGTCGTGGTCGGCCACACCGTGATGGCCACCAGCACGATCCGCGACGGCGTGCTGATCTGGGACAACCTCCTGACGGCCACACCCGCGCTGGCGTGGCTGACGTGGGCCTTCCAGGTCATGCCGCTGTTCTTCTTCGCCGGCGCCGCCGCCTGCCTGACCACCTGGCGGCCCGGGGGCGAATGGGGCCCTTGGCTGATGAAACGTTGCATCCGGTTGTTCCGGCCGGTCTTTTACTACCTGGGGTTCTGGGCTGCCGCCTTGGCGGTGCTGCGCCCGCTGCTGCCGCAGCACGTCTACGAACCGGTCGCCGGCGTCAGTATTCAACTGCTGTGGTTCCTCGGCGCCTACGTGCTGGTGCTGGCCGCGATGCCATTGCTATACCGGATCACCACCGCCGGAACGCTTTTCGTCGGCGTCACCGCGGTCTATGCAGCGATCGGCGTGATCGACGCACTACGACTGCAGCACCCGGCGCTGGCGCCACTCGGCTATCTCAACCTCGCCGTCTGGCTCATCCCCGCCATGTTCGGTGTCGCCTACCGGCGAGCACTGCTGCCGCGATGCGCGGCGCTGGCGATCGCGGTGTTCATGGTGGCGATCGACGTCGCGCTGGTGCGGTTCGGGCCCTACCAACTGAGCATGGTCGGCACCGGTGACCACCAGCTGTCCAACACCAGCCCGCCGTCCCTGCTGCTGGCCGGGCACGCGATCGCCATGAGCGCGCTGGCGATCTGCGCCGCGCCGGCGATCACCCGATGGGCGCAACGGCCCCGGGTCTGGTGGTTGACCGCGGTCGGAAACTCCGGGGCCATGACGCTGTACCTGTGGCATATCCCGGTGCTGCTGGGTGTGCACCTGGTCTTCGACCAACTGGGCTGGGCCCGCTACCCGGGTCAGCCGCACTTCGTCGCCATCAGCGTCGCGCAGTTGATCATCGTGGCGGCCGCCGTAGCGCTGTCATTCGTGGTGCTGCGGCCGCTGGAGAACAACCCGCTGCCCGGCTGGGACGCTCCGATCTCGGCGGCGCCGGGCCGTGGCACCACCGCGGGCCTGCTGCTCATGATGGCCGGAACGGCAACGCTGGTCGCGATCAAATGGGGTCTCAAAGACGACGGGCTGATCTGCGTCGCGGTCATGCTGGTCGCGCTGATCAGTGCGCGGCTGCTGGTCGCCGGGGCCGGCGCGCCGTCATCGCACACCACGTCGCGGTCCTGA
- a CDS encoding DUF2339 domain-containing protein, producing the protein MTETHAVLHRLTAECHALSWQLYRVSTELAELDRALHTPVPQFVPTAPMGPVAPPAVPVRPAPPIAMEPKPVTAAGDSGWIGKVLAVAGVAVTLVGVVLLLVLAAQAGILRPQIRVAGGFALSAVLVGAACRLHGRPGGRTGAIALAATGIAAAYLDIIAITAYYQWIPAAVGLVIAATVGGAGLALARRWDSEHLGVLVLVPLIGLAPILTGDVDLLLIGFLLALSAAALPVQLGKDWTGIFAARSAAATLPLLLALGAISGDGWLVGGACAVGGLLSVVSGLLVLPTTTRPAAIALLTAAGTLPVLAAGAAVDQVPATVLTATLSVVMLAVVGVHRALQPVVVQVFSALSAVAALIAVTTALHGSVLAPVLLAMAVVVGVAGRTGGVARWVAAGFGFAGAIVYLRYAAPDYLISATTMSSADTVSTLTASLLMIALVVVMARAYAAAPNTNPANTPILAVAGGALIGYAVTAFTVTAGVAIGGTGGGFLTGHMAATLCWIVMAAVLLRYALRLDDRGARTWAITAGLALTAAATAKLFLFDLGTLDGMFRVAAFIVAGLLLLGMGTGYARSLAQQDER; encoded by the coding sequence GTGACCGAAACACATGCCGTGCTGCACCGGCTTACCGCGGAATGCCACGCGTTGTCGTGGCAGCTCTACCGGGTCTCGACTGAACTCGCCGAACTGGACCGGGCGCTGCACACCCCGGTTCCCCAGTTCGTCCCAACCGCCCCGATGGGGCCGGTGGCCCCGCCTGCCGTGCCGGTTCGACCGGCCCCGCCGATCGCCATGGAACCGAAACCTGTTACCGCGGCGGGCGACTCGGGCTGGATCGGCAAAGTACTGGCCGTCGCCGGAGTCGCCGTGACCCTGGTCGGGGTGGTGCTGCTGCTGGTGCTGGCCGCCCAAGCCGGCATCCTGCGCCCGCAGATCCGGGTGGCCGGCGGCTTCGCGCTCTCGGCCGTGCTGGTCGGCGCGGCCTGCCGGCTGCACGGCCGGCCGGGTGGACGGACCGGCGCCATTGCATTGGCCGCCACCGGGATCGCCGCGGCCTACCTGGACATCATCGCGATCACCGCCTACTACCAGTGGATCCCGGCAGCCGTGGGCCTGGTGATCGCGGCCACGGTCGGCGGGGCCGGCCTGGCGCTGGCGCGACGCTGGGACTCCGAACACCTCGGGGTGCTGGTGCTGGTCCCGCTGATCGGTCTGGCCCCGATCCTCACCGGCGACGTCGACCTGCTGCTGATCGGATTCCTGCTGGCACTGTCGGCGGCGGCGCTGCCCGTGCAGCTGGGCAAGGACTGGACCGGGATCTTCGCGGCCCGCAGCGCGGCCGCCACGCTGCCCCTGCTGTTGGCGCTGGGCGCCATCAGCGGCGACGGCTGGCTGGTCGGCGGCGCCTGCGCCGTGGGCGGGCTGCTGTCCGTCGTCAGCGGACTGTTGGTGCTGCCGACCACCACCAGGCCGGCGGCGATCGCGCTGCTGACCGCCGCCGGAACGCTGCCGGTGTTGGCGGCCGGAGCCGCGGTGGATCAGGTGCCGGCCACGGTGCTGACGGCCACGCTCTCGGTCGTCATGCTGGCGGTCGTCGGAGTACACCGGGCACTGCAGCCGGTCGTCGTGCAGGTCTTCTCGGCACTGTCCGCGGTTGCCGCGCTGATCGCGGTGACCACCGCCCTGCACGGCTCGGTGCTGGCCCCGGTGCTGCTGGCGATGGCCGTCGTCGTCGGGGTAGCCGGCCGGACCGGTGGCGTGGCCCGTTGGGTCGCAGCGGGATTCGGATTCGCCGGGGCGATCGTCTACCTGCGCTACGCAGCGCCGGACTATCTGATCAGCGCGACGACGATGTCGAGTGCGGACACGGTCTCCACGCTGACCGCCAGCCTGCTGATGATCGCGCTGGTGGTCGTCATGGCGCGCGCATACGCCGCCGCCCCCAACACGAACCCCGCGAATACACCGATCCTGGCCGTGGCCGGCGGGGCGCTGATCGGCTACGCCGTCACCGCGTTCACCGTCACCGCGGGTGTCGCGATCGGCGGTACCGGAGGCGGGTTCCTGACCGGCCACATGGCGGCCACGCTCTGCTGGATCGTGATGGCAGCGGTGTTGTTGCGCTATGCGTTGCGCCTCGACGACCGCGGCGCCCGTACCTGGGCGATCACCGCCGGCCTGGCGCTCACGGCGGCCGCCACCGCGAAGCTGTTCCTGTTCGATCTGGGCACCCTCGACGGCATGTTCCGGGTCGCGGCATTCATCGTCGCGGGGCTGCTGCTGCTGGGGATGGGCACCGGCTACGCCCGCAGCCTGGCGCAGCAGGACGAGAGGTGA